One Thalassophryne amazonica chromosome 10, fThaAma1.1, whole genome shotgun sequence genomic region harbors:
- the LOC117518113 gene encoding zinc finger BED domain-containing protein 1-like, whose product MAEAAELKSPPGMKADVWQYFGFKRYEDKDELDRTKAVCKLCQIEVKYSGNTTNLRNHLSRHHADTAKPVANQTALEKAFGVKFPSNSKRALSITEGLGIFISKDLRPYSVVENAGFKLLIKRLEPRYVLPSRKHLSETVIPQMYAKSKDTLAHSLKSAERVALTCDCWTSRNTVSYLTITCHHIDEEWRLASSVLQTRAVETSYTASNLADLLTEAIQEWGITDKNPAIVTDNAANIVRAVQLMGHFHMGCFAHLINLASQAGLKTPAIARLLGRVRRIVAFFHRSPTASHTLKEKQQLLQLPQHKLIVDVTTRWNSSLDMLGRFLEQQPAISAALLSPDVRRRESDICTLTETDITTAEDVVKCLGPMKMATLAISEEASPTMSMVAPLQFQLLSQMTCTTEDSSVIKELKTAVHNSLNSRYEALTETLCVASSLDPRFKTLPFLSGEARDAVFLKLTSEAAHLNPSTDETTPEQEDTSHGPTDVAVPAPTQPKRQKDSSALMALLGSAYTPPETPLQRKTTATERAEEEVATYRKKPSTALKAAELADDFVLTHKGAMGEIFPSATKPIVSESRSYSQTFA is encoded by the exons ATGGCCGAAGCTGCAGAGCTAAAATCACCACCTGGAATGAAAGCTGATGTTTGGCAATACTTTGGATTCAAACGTTACGAGGACAAAGACGAACTAGACAGAACAAAAGCAGTGTGCAAACTGTGCCAAATAGAGGTAAAATATAGTGGCAATACCACCAATCTccgcaaccacttatccaggcacCACGCCGACACAGCTAAACCTGTCGCAAACCAAACAGCACTGGAAAAGGCATTTGGTGTTAAATTTCCCTCGAATTCTAAGCGTGCCTTGAGCATAACCGAGGGTCTCGGAATATTTATTAGTAAAGACCTACGACCCTACAGTGTGGTAGAAAATGCTGGATTCAAACTACTGATCAAGAGACTAGAACCACGCTATGTCCTGCCCAGTCGCAAACATCTGAGCGAAACGGTAATTCCACAAATGTATGCGAAATCAAAAGATACCCTTGCACATTCGCTGAAATCTGCCGAGAGAGTGGCACTGACCTGTGACTGCTGGACCTCCAGAAATACCGTGTCTTATCTGACTATTACGTGCCATCACATTGATGAGGAATGGAGGCTAGCTTCTAGTGTTCTACAGACCAGAGCAGTTGAAACGAGCTACACTGCAAGTAATCTCGCTGATCTGCTCACCGAAGCCATACAGGAGTGGGGAATCACTGACAAAAACCCCGCAATTGTTACGGATAATGCAGCCAACATCGTGAGAGCGGTGCAATTAATGGGCCATTTTCACATGGGCTGTTTTGCGCATCTCATCAACTTGGCATCCCAAGCAGGACTAAAAACTCCTGCTATCGCACGCTTACTGGGGCGGGTAAGGCGAATTGTGGCGTTTTTTCACCGAAGCCCCACTGCGAGCCACACACTAAAAGAGAAGCAGCAGCTCCTTCAATTGCCACAACACAAGCTCATTGTGGACGTCACGACCAGGTGGAACAGCTCCCTGGATATGCTGGGACGTTTCCTCGAGCAGCagccagccatctctgcagcgctGCTGTCACCTGACGTCCGCAGGAGGGAAAGCGATATATGCACTTTAACGGAGACAGACATCACCACCGCAGAGGACGTGGTGAAATGCCTAGGGCCAATGAAGATGGCCACGCTCGCCATCTCCGAGGAGGCATCTCCAACTATGTCCATGGTTGCACCACTGCAGTTTCAGCTTCTGAGTCAGATGACATGTACTACTGAAGACTCTTCTGTGATTAAGGAGCTCAAAACAGCAGTTCATAACAGCTTGAACTCAAG ATATGAAGCCCTGACGGAGACCTTGTGTGTAGCATCATCATTGGATCCACGTTTCAAGACCCTACCATTCCTGTCTGGTGAGGCACGTGATGCTGTCTTCTTGAAATTGACCTCTGAAGCTGCTCATCTGAACCCATCAACTGAT GAAACTACACCAGAGCAAGAAGACACCTCCCATGGTCCAACTGATGTGGCTGTGCCTGCACCAACTCAACCAAAGAGGCAAAAAGACTCATCTGCTCTGATGGCTTTACTGGGGTCAGCCTACACACCACCAGAAACTCCACTACAAAGGAAAACTACTGCCACTGAAAGGGCTGAGGAAGAGGTCGCCACCTACAGGAAA AAACCCAGCACCGCGCTGAAGGCAGCTGAGCTGGCAGATGACTTTGTCCTGACTCACAAGGGGGCTATGGGTGAAATTTTTCCATCTGCGACCAAGCCTATAGTCAGTGAAAGTCGCTCCTACTCGCAGACCTTTGCATAG